The window TCACTTAAATGAATCATATTTCGAAAACTCATTTGTTTCAAGCTTGAAGCTCAAGCTCCAACAATGACTCTCAATGGAGTGTATTTCAGATGTAGGGGAAAAAATGTGGGAGTGAGTTGAgagagaaaaatataattttatattttttcataAGGTAAAAGATataattttagatttttttttttttttacttttgatcaaaattattttttaaaaacttgAGAGCTGGATTGGAAGCTTGGATAAGTTATCAATTTTTTAAATGATTGGATGAAAATATATACTTATTTTAAAACTTGGGGGCTGATTTTGACGCTCAAATAACTTCTGAGCACTAAATTAGTGAAAGGGTCCTCGCACCTAATAAAACAAACTCGGGGTCTTGATCTACTCGTAGAGAGTAGATGTAGGTCCCCTTCAATTGCACTATGAATAGACATGGCACATCACCTATTCAAGCTACTGCAGTTCGAGCTCGTTTATACATATTGCtgtgttgttgacacccaattttgtcccgcctctcctccgaaatacctatttacgcttctaatattttcggcaaattaaaatatatttatattttactataattattagcctcttatcaataccagcgtttcattattctattattattattattattattattattattattattattattattattgttattattattagttcaaatacAAGCCCAATTCACCTCCAACATTTTCGGATTAACCCAAAAACAATTTTCATAAGCCACtacacattttaattcaccccagcccaaataattaaccaacatttcggaccagcccattcttttaattttgcccagcccattacccattaaACCCGGTCCAGCCCACACCATCGACCCGACTCGGACGGCCCAATCTCTTTCCTAAACctaaatccccccccccccccctttttctctttctcttctctttccctTTCCTTCGACTCAGCCGCCTCCCTCACTCTCTTCTCTCCCGCTCACCTCCACCTTCTCCTGTCCCCCCACTTCCGTTTGTCTCCCCCACGCCACTGTCCTCTCCACCTCCTCCTGTtccccactcctctgccaccccCACGTTCCTCTGTCCACGCTCCTCTCAAACAAACCCTAGTTCGCCCTATAAATAATTTTTCCAAGTCAGTTGAAAGGGGTCGGTTTTTTTGAGTCATGAAATCCCCCAAGAACTAGGTCTTCTTTTTCAGTCACAAAAATCCCCAAAATATTGAGTTCTTCAGCTTCGAATACCTCTAAAAATACCAGTCCCTAATCGCACGAGGTTCCCTTTAAAATATAAGTTTTTCATTTTCTAGCTATCGTCTCAAGCATTAAATTCTCTTCTGTTTTGCTTTAATATTTGTTTGAATCCGAGCGCGCGCAAGTTCGGATTTAGTGGTGTTTGAGGATAAATCGAGACtccgcgcctcacttcgctgcacacaaaagaggtaaacCTCGATACATTTACTACTCATAGTCTTTAATTTCTATTTTGGTTAAGATTTTAGTTTATTTAGCTATATGTTTAGtggttatgtagtttctttgtcgtcgcgttatttgtttgatgtttgggatcTGTTAGGGTGGGATATCAATCGTTAATCGAATTTGAAGGATGTCTATTGTAGTTCGGATGTTTAAGACTGAATTTCCAAGATTCAGGACACACTCAaaaccgaatatacataggatatacagtgggttaacaagataagaagaagatatacattcgatatacaccAGATATACACACCTTGATATGTATATTTTAGGTGTATTGTATATATGGTTAAAACAGTTCTGAACTATCCCTCTTTACTCTATTTGTTTAAGTAATGTACCCTGCGACGAATGTAATCTGCTTAGATTTAAATACGATAAAGTGATTATACAACATGTCGACGTTGGTTGCTGAATTCTGTTTGGTCCTGCTTTAACCGAAGTGGAGACACTGAGGTTAACACTTAGTAGCACAACTTGTCAATTAAGAAATAGCCTTGAAATCAAAAGACTTGTGTGTTAGTAAGGGATAAGCTTGGCTATTAAAATTTTGTACATGTTTTTGTGTGTTTTATCTGAGTGTTTCTAGTTAATCTGTCTCGTATATAACTTTGTGGCTAGGCTCCCATATAACTCTGTTAGAACGTTTTGACCTGTATGTGCCCCATAAAACACATGTTGCTATAAGTGTGTCGagttgagtctttgaaaatactaaGAGATCCTGTCTATCCAAGTTCTCTTCTTTGAGGAATAAGAGGCTTTTGTCCTATTGGTATCAACATGACTCAAACTGTTGCATTATAGTATATGCCTGCAAAACTATAAATTTCTTTTCTTAGCTGAAACTGTATTTGGCGTGTATATAAAGCATGTTTAAGATGTCTTGCCGTATGTTTGTTTCTCTATTTGAGTCTAAAAGATAGAAGGTACAGTTCCAAGGTGGGGTTCTGAATTAGCTTGATTCTATTAGAGTGTGTTTGCTGGGATAAGCATGATGCATATTTGAAATAAGAAAAAGACTGATGTTACTGAGTTTAACTAAAATCCTGAGCTTGTGTTTGGCCTTTATGTGGGCTTTGGATTATTAGTTTGTGCATCACATTGGTATTAAGTTGGACCTGGTTCATAATGGTTTGCTTCTTTGGGCTATCTCCTTTATGTGTTATTAGTTGGTTTTCTCTAAGTCTTCCGTGCTGCTCAAACGAACAGTCACTACATTTTAGAACTAAGTGCATCTCAAATCCCAGAATCCTGCTTTGTCAAGAAACAGTTTGTTGAACCTTTTGGAGATGAAATTGTGTGATGCTTAGTTTAACACGGCCAACCATTATTCTCTTTTGATCTCTGAAATCCTTGTCAACTTATTTCTGATGGCAGATGACTCTTTAGGTTTAAGTTTAATTTCATTCGACAGTAAACTTCCAGTTTTTTGGGCTTGTTGGATGCTTGCCTTTTTGCATTCCTGGATACTGTTTCTGCTTACTGAAAAGGATACTAGACACCTCCATTTACCATGTTTGTCATCGCCTCATGCTTGCTTTTGCATTCCCATAtctaagtgtcaccttagcctaAAATGTGTTCATGAATTATGTCCATTTATGCCTTCTTTAtagttgtgaatgaaatgtttaTCATGAACCAAAATGGTGATCCTGCACTGTTTGCATTACACTGTCTTCAGATGTGAAAGATGATTCCTTTTGACCACATCTTATCTCTTCTTGCTTCATATTGTTTTAAGCCATCTCTGCCCGTGACCAAACTGAAACTGCTCCATTTATTTTAGGCTTACTTTATTCATTTCTTTTGTCACTTGGATACATTATTGGGCTGCTGCACTTGTTTAACCTCTTTTCTTACTGTTAGCTTAGAAAACGTCAATATATTTAACTATAAGCAGTTCACTGATTAATTAAAGGTCATTAAGTAGTGGACAGATTACTTCTATGTTCCCtatgaatatgtatacatggaatATACTAGATATACATAGTACGTATATGAGTTAATGTGAGTTATTAATCTGTCCTTCTTTTGAGTTTACATTATGTATGTTTAGTTTTATTCATCGATTATatattaattctttttctttcatttttttttatgcatgactatcgcacaCGAGTCCgggggactcgttcttcttccacattcggtgttgggctaaaagcccaacgaaatcttttcCGCGTCCAGCCAGTCCGCAGCAAAACAAAAGAAACGGAAATTCTGGGCTAAGGCCCAATAGCGTGAACAGTTTCTCACCAGTCctaaagtgggctgagcccattttaatatcatttgctcctttatttcatttcatgtatttgatttgtatttgcgCAACTAACACTTTACTTGTTTGTTTCTTTAGCCAAATGAACCTTACTAGATTAATATGAGACTTAGTTTTAGTGAAAGGGTAGTTAACTTAAGAAAGACCAGTTAATTCCATaagcttcatttttcttttatgtcaaaactatttatagcatctaatatttattttacttattAATTTGCAAATAGCATAACGATGTATTTTGAGTtaatggaatcatattttattcttactatcatatacattttctaaagcgtcactaatacgcaaatataaactcaagtatattttataaatattattttcaagaTCAATTCAATTATACATATTCCTAGCCGAATATAGGTAAATAGgttaataaaaagagaaagaaaattcaccTCCTCTTGCATTCTATTCATAACAAGTCTAGATTTCTTATACCACTATATTCATATAATGTCATTTTATTCCAAGTTAAATTGGCTAGGTTTTCTCTTAAAAAGCTTCTATccatatgcaaatcattatattttgcaagtttcatttttaaaataaaagttttatttaaagcttaacaacatttataagttttataagcttaacaacatttaGTTTAAATAACATCACTATGTTTTCCTTTCAAACCttaataacatttacaacctattttcttaagatttaagcattatatttaatctaaattaattaacctaagtttggccggacaaccgtagttaacggattctaaaggatgccaaaccccttccctttaggataatatagagcccttacctggaatcacatcggttaagcagactattaacggaggtttagttttaactttaccttagttaacatctaggtgtcctaattcaccgttaaattaattaggtggcgactccttaaacaaaacaaaataggaatcaccaatatgttgtactcctactaTAACCCCGGTTAAAACGGGGTGTAACATGTGTCACAGGCTGGTCTGGAGCTCTCAATTCATCATTATTTGCTCCATTTTAGCAGAATGTGATTGTTTGATTTACACTAAATAAGATGTACTCTCCAAATCTTCAACTCTGAAAGTACATTTTGAAGTCTGGAGCAATACGACACAATCAACCTGTGATGCAAGAAAAACAGATGCTTCTTAAGTTTACATTGCAAatcaaaaagaaaagaacaagGCAAACAAGTTCCTTTCACAACCAATATGTTTTGAGTCTTTCTGAAAAGTTAGCTAATACATATATGATCAGGTGGTTATTCTCTCCGACATTTTCTCTTTTGATAGAATCTAAAAGGAGAAGATAGCTCATCTTGGAATGAGACTAGTACTACACAATAAACATAGTCGCTCATCTATCCCACTCCTCCTCCATAAGCTGTGGAACCACTTTTGTGGGACTTTGAGAGAAGCTTTCTGAAGGCCGATTAGTGAAGCGATCCCATCCCATAATGTGAGGCAATGCAAACTACATTAGAAGACCAAAATTATAAACGGACAATGAGTCAAAATGAAGCGGCAAATCATTGGAGAAATATCTGTACAACGCACACAACAGTATAGTAAATTTTACTTGATGATTACTTTGTACAACAATGTAACTGCAGGTACACATATTGTAAGCACTAAGCAATTTAATCATTTTTtcatgaaaatgaaattattagaTGAAGGGCTAAACATGCTTGTGTACAACATGTATACCAAAATTCAAAAGGAACCTCGTGGGTGCACAAAAAAGAAATAACACTAAGCAGTTTAATCTTACAAGTCAGAGATTAGAATAATATAGAAAGGAAGCTAAAAATAGACTAATTCTACTAACatcacaaaaaacaaaaaactttGTTCGAAAATTTAGTTTTGAGAATATGGTTGCAAATTCTAGTAGCAACTGCATTCACTCCAATGACATCTATTGCGAAATTTAAAAGATCGTATGCTTTTCCATTTCCTGCTAAAGGTTAAACGTTTTGTTATAAACAATACAATCAATAGATATTGGACGTTCTGACAACCAGTTTTACTTCTTTCTTACAGCTCCATTACCTGATATAAAATGTTCATCCACCATCAATTAGATTTCACTAACGAAGTCAGAGCTAGGATAAGAAAAGGCAATAGAAGCATCTCAAAGTAATTAAATGGAAGCATAATTTCTTTCACAACAGAAACATATTAGAAGAACGTACACTGAAAGTCGTTCGCATAACAGCAAACTCAGCAGTAGTAACAGGAACAGTAAACCGATCATTGGTTTTGAGATTATTGTTGACGACACCTGCATAAAGGACAAAAATCAAATGTTGGAATTAGTTATGAGCATTAATAACATGGATTGCCAAATCATGAAACACACCCAGAAGCCATACAGGAAAAGGataaaacatatatataattttttttgacATGTAGCGAAAACGGTTACTTTAAGCATATCGTCGATCCTTAACATGGACAGCTATCCATTACAAAACACATTGTGATGCATCTTATGGGTTGAAagcaaaattttataaaaaaaggtGAACATATACAGTGATACTTACTCAACAAAACGAAATAACCACTGCCATCAGCATTTGGCTTAATTGACAAGCTCTTTCTAACTTGACCAGCATTACTGTAACATATAACCTCTGCTTAGATATACAGTAAAATGGTTGAATAAAGAGAAACTAATAACAAGTAGGACGCAAGGATTCTGTACTAAAAagagagagtgtgtgtgtgtgtacactaAAGACAGTCCTTAGCCAAGAACTGTATGAGAAAATCAACCTTGACAGCATTGAAGGATCATGAAAGAATTCACAAGAATCTCTGTTCCCCATACTTATCAATGATCCAACCTCTGTTGCTGATAAAGCAAACAACTGCAATGTGTTGATTCAGAGATCAGATACGTGCAAGAAGAAAGAGCAAGAGAGAGTGGTGCAACAAACATAGAGATGGATATTTATTTATAAGTAGCATACAGATGGACATTTAAAAAAGATGGACTTATAGATGACTAATATGTCTAAAGAAAAACCAAGCAGCCAAACAACATTAACAAGAAATTTACATGCAATTTCTTCACCTAGTTGTCAAAGTAGCACCTCTCAAGCTTATTATAAACCTGTAAGTTAGTGGCTCATACAAGACCAAGTACTAAGCATCTAAACATGACCAATCAACCCTCTCTCATAAGCTTAGGACTCTGCTCACATACCATGAAAGAAGAATAAAAACTTTGCAGCCTTGAAGAGAATTAAAAGCCGATAGGAACTCCctaaaagaagaaaataatatCTCAGTTTGCTTCAGCACTGATTAGAGAGAATTGAAGACTGTTGACTGGGAGGAACTATTGAGGATGAAAAGGAAATAAGTTGCTCATCTCTAGTCTTTGCAAGCTAGGCACCAGTggatgttcttttttttttttttttttttttttaatctcataAATATAGAAAAATTCACAAGTGTAACACTTTTGAGAATCCCTAAACATCTGTGATGCGAAAAGATTTTCTGGGACAAATAAAAATCAAAACTTGTTTCCTATTATGCTGGTGGTGCTCAATTATAAGAGAGAACCGCATAAACACATTACCTGCCTCCTTTCCCAGTCATATTTGCGCTCACCAATAGATGGCCAGAATGTCAACATAATGACACCACGACGATTGAGTTTAACACCTCCAGACTATAATAAGAAGAATGGATGAGTGGAAGCATAATTTGATAGGCAACTCCAGTTTGTAATTCTATTTAAAAAGGTAACAAAGATCATACTTCCAGTTTATTAAATGTGGGCATCCTAGGTTCAGCAGAAAGTGCTGCTTTGCCTTTAAATACTGAGTGGGGAGCAAACACGCGACCTGTCAATTTTCCTGCTATCAAGAAATAAGGCAAAAATAGCATCAAGATTACCACCGACTATTGTAAATATCACATAGAGACTTTATAAATATCTGAAAAAATTCTTCATACCATCAGCCGCAACATTCTGTCTAACACTAGAAAAACCTGCAGAAGTGTTGATGGCACGCTACCAAATAAAATCTTTGACACCCTCTCCAGTCAATTTCTTATGCAACAACTGATTCCTATTGTATAGAGAGAAAAGCTTCACATTAGAAAGGTTCTTTTTCTATTAGTCACTTtatgtttaaaaaaaattatacgcACTCTGCATGTTAAGCAGTTTTCTATATTGTTAAAGGTAATTTATCGAGCATCCAGCATCAAGAAGTGCTGTAGGAATATTTACAGAGAGAGCATCACTGCTGCATGTGTAAAGAACTCGAAATGTCTAATAAGTTGCTATGGAATATGTTGCAATAGCCATTTTACAGGAAAATAAAAAACAACAGTAAAGAGATACATCTGTACTTAGTGCTAATTGCAATAGCCACCAGCACTGCAGTAAACTCCAAAGTCAGCTTTAGAACTATCCAATTTACTCCAATAATTGTGGAAACGAGATCCCAGATTTGCTTGGTGAATGGGCAATGGATGAAAAGGTGGTTAATGTCCTCAATGTGCCTTTCACACAGTGAGCATTGCTACCAATACTGACCTTTCTTATTTGAAGATAATCTTTAGTTAAACATGCTAAGCAGTTAATTGATATGGCGtggttttacgccacaatcgatgttttttgactctaagttttacttgtttttaagcaagcctatgtgattttacgtggtttttagtgtttttcaggtaaaggaacagattcggcacaatcacagttgaagtgcagaactaGGTCGTAAAGTgatgtttacggtccgtattctacaatacgggccgtattccatggtcgtgtttaatgataacagaaccagaaagtcaagctgagaagatggtggtttacgagctaggtttacggaccgtatttcagtttacggtccgtattccatcacgtatttaaccagttgaGCATCTGGCAGGAAGTCGAAGTATTAGATGTTGAATTACGaccatgcagtttacggaccgtaaactactttacggtccgtatttcaaaaggggaagttgcacacaactgagcagccaacttgggcgtaaaccaaatttacggtccgtaaagtgatttacggaccgtatttcgccatgacgggactaaagtgcaaatctgaaacttctgtaattccaaaacctataaatagcctttgtagggtttttaatagagaTCATTCATTATTTTtgttgtctcttgacttagaatattaattctctctagtttttgaagattcaaacatcaattcaagtattacgaATTCCTTTTTTATTCCAAAGTAAGAAATTATggattcttcaatttcttatttcttgttctttgtcatgagtaactaaattcccttactagggttgtgaacccaatgatgggtgttttgtgattgggtatgtgattgatatacaaataatggattattagggtttagttattcttcattcttcattcataattaatggttgcaaacattgattaacgccataaaccctaaatttatttggaaaaataattagggttggtaagaataattaacaagaactcaaagctttaaactttgtttaataaattcacttaggaataagaggaatttacttgacattattaatcgttcttcataatcactttcttatatttgggaaaatcatagaaagatataatctctatttattgggaaatagtagagattcacatagagattaagtgcattcatataatgatccattacatgtatatcaagatcaatacccatgattatacactctatctaacggggacacagccttagtttcttttaccataaatattaaccaaagcaataatttagcaactagtcatagaaaaaccaacttttacacattatcggattaagacattagacctagaacttagcatctacgactttagtacccttttcacaccatattccctgtgggattcgaccccaatcttgttgggttactatatttgacaacgtccgcgttataccatttataggtataatttgagcgtatcaaattttggcgccgttgccggggaatacggttttgaaattactaaatagtgtttgctttgattaaagtcttttgcttattccatgaCACCTTGTTTGCTACGTTATGTAAACCAGGTGgatatgaatcaaaatcagcaaaaTCAGCGTGCGGGTAATCAggtgaatcggttgaacaatcaaacggatgaatctgatgatgagaatatttttgctgaactggttcaagaggaggactatgcatctgccattgttcaacctcgagttggagcatctactgtgaaaattgactcatctctttaccagctgctgaaacttgaggggtactttcggaactctaccgagaatgaccctcaacgtcatttgcagaattttgtggatgtgtgtgctaatcacgtccagaacaatgttccacaagatgctattcggttgaggctATTCAagtattccttagctggagaggcaagaacatggttcgagaagctgccccgaaattcaattacttcatgggcagagatggttactgtttttcttaaaaaatggTATCCTCCTAGTAAGAAGGCTGAGATTCgagacaagatatatgaattcaagcagcgaccgggggaacaactatatgaagcttgggagaggttcAAAGAATATCTGCAGAAGATCCCAAATCATGGTTTTCCGaaaaatatattgatggagaagttctaccgagggttagatccagtgacacagtcagtagctaacaatgcagctgatgggtgttttatgaacaagaccttcTGACGAGTGACCATAATACTTAACAAGgtgacaactcataatcaggcttgacactcgaacaatgctgatgtggtaccgtatggtagtgctatgctccagaatatagtgaaggagaatcaggatacccagcaaacattggcagaacttgcaacaaatatttccttgctgacgAAGAAGTTTGATGAGTCTCAAATCAAGAAGGTAGATGTTTGTGAGGAAGATGCAGTTTtaccaaaagggatgtaccatgctcaagatggtccgttcctggatgggccacctatgcaggttgaagatgctaactatgttaataactctcaagggggttatcaaagacagaattaccagggtggctatcagaatcagaatcaatggagacctcagcaaggtcaaggtgcttacaacaattctgggaactacaacaataactatggtggtgcgaaccaagggagctacaacaacagcaacaattttgggaacaagagttccaacccttatataccaccgaaagggcaatCATCAGAGCAGGGTAGTTTGAAAGTTGAAGTAATGCCtgagaagattctggcaaatCAATCGAAGTCTGAGAGGACTCTATCTGGGTTGACACAAACAGTGGGTTCtcatacagcggctattcagaagcttgagtcgcagatgagggatatttctagagagaagCACCCTCcgaaaaagggaggacttccaagtgacaccATCCCGAATccaaagaatgggggaggcggtttAAACAATGTGTTTGCCATTACTACTAGAAGTGGCAAAACAATACAGGGAGCTGCTGAAGAGGTGATTGCTCTggagccgatagatgaagagaatgaggtgcagtctgacGCACCTATTATTGCTGATGATATCCCtgctgacaagaaggttgctgatattccagagatggtgagAGAAGCTGATAACACTagcaagcaggctgtaaaaggggctcttcgccctttgacacagcttttcaaatctaaacctccttttcctcagaggttggtaaagaagaatgaagatgctaagtttgagaagttttatgatcagctgaagcagttatctctgaattttcccttcttggaagctgtcaaggagatgcccggttttgcaaAATATCTGAAGGagttgctgaccaagaagaaaacggtgTAGCATGacaccgtgagtttgactcacactgtgagttccatcatttcaactacaactgttcAGAAAAAAGGAGATCCTGGGGTGTTCActattccttgttctattgggcaccacGATTTTGCTcgcgctttgtgtgataatggggcgagtataaatttgatgccccttgctatatataaacaatcaggtttggggatgccaaggccgattacgatgaggttgcagatggctgataggtctatcaaaagacctgttggggtggttgatgatgtcattgtgcgggttggtgaatttctgttgcccgctgattttgttattcttgactgtgctgttgatcgggacattcctatcattttggggagacctttccttgctacagggagggcgcTGATGGATTctgagaaaaatgaaataaagtttcaagtcaacaatgaagaagtgacctttcaggctagcaaagggatgaatttaccaagtgcttacaagagtatttcggtaattgattctgtcgatgttgttgatgaagcagtggagttcaagatggaagaagagagtTTGGGTGAGGCCTTGGCTGGTATTttgatgaatttcgatgctgaagacatggaaggttATGAGGAGACAGTAAATTCACTttttgggttgggctcatacacaTATCACCCAAAGAAGCTGAGTCTCGATCTCGagaatagaacaactcctccagcaaagccttcaatCATTGAGCCGCCTAAGTTGGAACTTAAGCAACTCCCATCTcacctgaaatatgagttccttggtcccgacaatacattaccggtgattggttcagccttattgactgaggagcagagtATGCAGCTTTTGAAggtgttgagggagtataggcgtgctattggttggaccataacagatattcgaggtatcccatctggaatctgtgagcacaaaattcagttggaggagggcagcaaacccaatgtagagcatcagaggcgactaaacgagaatatgcaagaggtcgtcaagaaagagatcatcaaatggctagATGCAGATGTGGTTTTCccgattgctgatagtaaatgggtgagcccggtccaatgtgttcctaagaagggcggtaTCACGGTTGTGCCAAATGCCAaaaatgagttgatcccgaccagaactgtcaccggatggagagtttgcatagATTACCGCAAGCTCAATACAGCCACTTTCAAGGACCACTTttctatgcccttcattgatcagatgcttgacagGTTAGCAGGGCGTTCTTACTATTGTTTCCTCGATGGGTATTCGGGCTAcaaccagatcaacattgctctggaagattaggagaagaccactttcacctgtccttatgggacatttgcatttagccggatgccttttgggttatgtaatgcaccagccacctttcagaggtgcatgatatCAATTTTCTCCGACATGGtggaggatttcttggaggtgttcatggatgatttttccgtggtgggtgactcatttgaagattgtcttggccatctgggtcaagtgctgaaaaggtgtgaggagaccaatctggtgTTGAATTGGGAAaaatgccattttatggtgaaggaaggaatcgtcctcggtcacaaaatctctgaaaagggaatcgaggtcgatcaagcaaaaattgatgtgatttcaaagcttcctccacctatctcagtcaaaggtgtccggagtttcttgggacatgctgggttctacaggcgcttcatcaaagatttctctaaagTTGCCAATCCCTTGTgaaagcttcttgaaaaagaggct is drawn from Lycium barbarum isolate Lr01 chromosome 8, ASM1917538v2, whole genome shotgun sequence and contains these coding sequences:
- the LOC132605048 gene encoding single-stranded DNA-binding protein WHY2, mitochondrial, with product MPTFNKLESGGVKLNRRGVIMLTFWPSIGERKYDWERRQLFALSATEVGSLISMGNRDSCEFFHDPSMLSSNAGQVRKSLSIKPNADGSGYFVLLSVVNNNLKTNDRFTVPVTTAEFAVMRTTFSFALPHIMGWDRFTNRPSESFSQSPTKVVPQLMEEEWDR